Proteins encoded by one window of Chryseobacterium foetidum:
- the trpS gene encoding tryptophan--tRNA ligase produces MSRILTGIQATGTPHLGNLLGAIIPAIELSKQAGNESFLFIANLHSLTQIKDAKELKNNTYEIAAAWLACGLDTEKTFFYRQSDIPETCELSWHLSCFFPYQRLTLAHSFKDKADRLQDVNAGLFTYPILMAADILLYNAEIVPVGKDQLQHLEIARDVASRFNNQMGEVLVLPQAELQEDTKYVPGVDGHKMSKSRGNIINIFLPEKELKKQVMSIESDSKSLEEPKDPSTDKTFAIYELIATPEQTEELRAKYLAGNFGYGHAKKELLDLILTRFEKERELFSYYMNNLDELEAKLQEGAAKTRVIATETIKRVRESLGI; encoded by the coding sequence ATGTCAAGAATTCTTACCGGCATACAAGCCACCGGAACGCCGCACCTTGGTAATCTTTTAGGTGCTATTATTCCTGCAATTGAGCTTTCAAAGCAAGCAGGAAACGAGTCATTTTTATTTATTGCGAATCTTCATTCGCTGACGCAGATTAAAGATGCAAAAGAATTAAAAAACAACACCTACGAAATTGCCGCAGCGTGGCTTGCCTGCGGATTGGATACTGAAAAAACATTCTTTTACAGACAGAGCGACATCCCTGAAACCTGTGAACTTTCCTGGCATTTATCCTGTTTTTTTCCTTATCAGAGATTAACGTTAGCACATTCATTTAAAGATAAAGCAGACCGTTTGCAGGATGTAAATGCAGGTTTGTTTACCTATCCGATTCTGATGGCTGCAGATATTTTACTTTACAACGCGGAAATTGTTCCTGTAGGAAAAGATCAGCTTCAACATTTGGAAATTGCCCGTGATGTGGCTTCAAGATTCAACAATCAGATGGGTGAAGTTTTGGTTTTGCCTCAGGCTGAACTGCAGGAAGACACCAAATACGTTCCAGGAGTTGACGGACACAAAATGTCTAAATCCAGAGGGAACATCATCAATATTTTCTTACCTGAAAAAGAACTGAAAAAACAGGTGATGAGCATCGAAAGTGATTCTAAATCTTTAGAAGAACCAAAAGATCCGTCTACAGATAAAACTTTTGCGATTTATGAATTAATCGCAACGCCTGAACAAACCGAAGAATTAAGAGCTAAATATCTAGCCGGAAATTTTGGTTATGGTCATGCTAAAAAAGAGCTTTTGGATTTAATTTTAACAAGATTTGAAAAAGAAAGAGAGTTATTTTCTTACTACATGAACAATCTTGATGAACTGGAAGCCAAACTTCAGGAAGGAGCGGCAAAAACGAGAGTGATTGCTACTGAAACGATTAAAAGAGTGAGAGAGAGTTTGGGAATTTAA
- a CDS encoding RNA polymerase sigma factor: protein MKPTDSNLITLYQTGNEEALSTLIYRHQRDLFTFILYKINDEDLANDIFQDTFMKIIVMLKEGRYNEEGKFILWAKRIAQNLIIDHFRARAKNVKVSETTFDNDEFSIFDLIREPSENIEDQLVSLQIQQDLIKMLQFLPENQQEVIKLRFFDGLSFKEIAEHTNMSINTTLGRVRYALINLRKIMEEKNIILTR, encoded by the coding sequence ATGAAACCTACAGATAGCAACCTGATTACCCTTTATCAGACCGGCAACGAAGAAGCATTATCTACCCTTATCTACAGACATCAGCGTGATCTTTTCACATTTATTCTTTACAAGATTAATGATGAAGATCTTGCCAACGATATCTTTCAGGATACTTTTATGAAAATTATTGTGATGCTGAAGGAAGGGCGTTACAATGAAGAAGGAAAATTCATTCTTTGGGCAAAAAGAATTGCACAGAATTTAATTATCGACCATTTTCGTGCAAGAGCAAAAAATGTAAAAGTATCTGAAACCACTTTTGATAATGATGAATTTTCAATATTTGATCTTATCAGAGAACCTTCAGAAAATATTGAAGATCAGTTGGTAAGCCTTCAGATTCAGCAAGATTTGATTAAAATGCTACAGTTTCTGCCGGAGAATCAGCAGGAAGTGATTAAACTGAGATTTTTTGATGGTTTAAGCTTCAAAGAAATCGCTGAACATACCAATATGAGCATCAATACAACACTTGGAAGAGTGCGTTATGCGTTGATTAATCTCAGAAAAATAATGGAAGAAAAGAATATTATTCTTACAAGATAA
- a CDS encoding YjjG family noncanonical pyrimidine nucleotidase has product MKIQHIFFDLDNTLWDHRKNAYLTIKSLFEKEEITLKYDIDFEAFHSVYHEINERLWEQIRDGEIDKEYLRKHRFYDTFNHFGIDDLELSMYFEEHFLDKILNFNHLVESADVILEYLKAKNYTLHIISNGFQEVTERKCILSGIDHYFQTITSADSVGVRKPNREIFEYSLGLANAKTEESILIGDDWIADVVGAQQFGMDVIFFDVLKENPQQENLKVIEHLLQIKDYL; this is encoded by the coding sequence ATGAAAATTCAGCACATTTTTTTTGACCTCGACAATACCCTTTGGGATCACCGCAAAAACGCTTATTTAACCATCAAAAGCCTTTTCGAAAAAGAAGAAATCACTTTGAAATATGACATTGATTTTGAAGCATTTCATTCTGTCTATCATGAAATCAACGAAAGACTTTGGGAGCAGATCAGAGATGGTGAAATTGATAAGGAATATTTGAGAAAGCACAGATTTTACGATACATTCAATCATTTCGGAATTGATGATTTGGAATTATCAATGTACTTTGAAGAACATTTTTTAGATAAAATTTTAAATTTCAATCATCTTGTAGAAAGTGCCGATGTTATTTTGGAATATTTAAAAGCTAAAAATTACACCCTTCACATCATTTCAAACGGCTTTCAGGAAGTGACTGAGAGAAAATGTATTCTTTCCGGAATTGATCATTATTTTCAAACCATTACCAGCGCAGATTCTGTGGGCGTAAGAAAACCCAACCGTGAGATTTTTGAATATTCTCTCGGACTTGCCAATGCTAAAACCGAAGAAAGTATTCTGATTGGCGACGACTGGATTGCTGATGTAGTTGGAGCTCAGCAATTTGGTATGGACGTTATTTTCTTTGATGTTTTAAAGGAAAATCCACAGCAGGAAAATTTGAAAGTTATTGAACATCTTTTACAGATAAAGGATTATTTATAA